A genomic segment from Triticum dicoccoides isolate Atlit2015 ecotype Zavitan chromosome 1A, WEW_v2.0, whole genome shotgun sequence encodes:
- the LOC119295540 gene encoding probable L-type lectin-domain containing receptor kinase II.1 has protein sequence MSFCLPLSCRRTVFPRTMSSMDHHDTADPFSDYDQPAGSMDGVDMSSLKELTDGFSDERTLGTGAYGKVYMGVHEYGKKIAVKMFHDDTPTHVDGGHEQFQKVFSNLQRLRHQNIVKMLGYCYETQQKHMEYDMRKFLSEKTQRALCSEYMHNGDLDKYLISGMIVLYYF, from the exons ATGTCGTTCTGCCTTCCACTGAGCTGCAGGAGGACTGTCTTCCCCAG GACAATGAGCAGCATGGATCACCATGACACCGCCGATCCATTCTCCGACTACGACCAACCTGCTGGGTCCATGGATGGCGTCGACATGTCCTCTCTAAAAGAGCtcaccgatggcttctccgatgaaCGCACCCTCGGTACCGGTGCCTACGGCAAAGTTTACATG GGTGTACATGAATATGGGAAGAAGATTGCTGTCAAGATGTTCCACGACGACACGCCAACACATGTTGATGGTGGTCATGAGCAGTTTCAGAAGGTTTTCAGCAACCTTCAGAGGCTCCGACACCAGAACATCGTGAAGATGCTTGGGTACTGCTATGAAACTCAGCAAAAACACATGGAGTACGACATGAGAAAATTTTTGAGTGAAAAGACACAGAGAGCGCTCTGTTCCGAGTATATGCACAACGGAGACCTTGACAAGTATCTTATTTCTGGTATGATTGTGCTCTATTACttttaa
- the LOC119295532 gene encoding coatomer subunit beta'-1-like produces MSLRPVKEPAPCAWDHWMLSAKFIAREEWFVTGDGYGYIHVLSSAMMDEIMQFKAHTGWVESLAIHPSRPLVLSASNDSLIKLWNWKTDWSNQIWCCSSPVPIATLDCDGGLICVDYFSRGGDRQYVVTGSDNGVAQIWDLRTKKCIQELEGLRHMSGVNVGVIDGMQGHPVLITSSDEYAISLRNYNTYGYERTMDFKLDRVRGGFAFIKAIKSLVIGFDDGFAIVEMN; encoded by the exons ATGTCGCTAAGACCTGTAAAGGAGCCAGCACCATGTGCTTGGGACCATTGGATGCTTTCTGCTAAATTCATCGCGCGGGAGGAATGGTTCGTGACCGGCGATGGATACGGTTACATCCATGTGCTCTCATCTGCGATGATGGATGAAATCATGCAGTTCAAAGCTCACACGGGCTGGGTCGAATCACTGGCCATTCACCCGAGTCGCCCGCTTGTGCTATCAGCATCCAACGACAGCTTAATCAAGCTATGGAACTGGAAGACTGACTGGTCAAATCAA ATCTGGTGTTGTTCTTCTCCCGTTCCTATTGCTACATTGGACTGTGATGGTGGGCTGATATGTGTTGATTATTTTTCCCGTGGGGGTGATCGACAATATGTGGTTACCGGATCCGACAATGGGGTTgcacag ATTTGGGATTTGCGGACAAAGAAATGTATCCAAGAACTCGAGGGACTCCGACATATGTCTGGGGTCAATGTTGGTGTGATCGATGGCATGCAAGGGCATCCTGTTCTAATAACATCTTCAGATGAATATGCTATTTCTTTGCGCAACTACAACACCTATGG GTATGAGAGAACGATGGACTTTAAGCTCGATAGGGttcgtggtggttttgctttcattAAGGCCATAAAAAG CCTGGTGATTGGATTTGACGATGGATTTGCAATAGTGGAAATGAATTAA